From a single Bacillus sp. NEB1478 genomic region:
- a CDS encoding penicillin-binding protein produces the protein MRFKLKRKNVGAGILMAVFTLLFFILAGKFFVVAYSQSAEGVNLIEYGKRKWLKSDELDAKRGTIFDRNGEEIAADIPSYSVIAILDKKYPNHVKDPEKAAEKLAGVLDTDEGKLEDLLSKKGRFQVEIPAGRKVSYRTKQKIDQMKIEGIDFIRESRRYYPNQTFASHVLGYTGRGDDGAQKGLMGLEKSLDKYLKEKDGKVTFVGDAYSRAINEKKETIEPPKHGKDVFLTLDEKIQLYLDEAMGEAAKKYKPEKLIGVVADPKTGRILAMSNYPSFNPNEKDITNYTNFAISDAYEPGSTMKIFTLASAIEEGVYNGNEKFQSGSYKLPNISRPIYDHNRTGWGTITYDEGVRNSSNVAFSKLVREKLGYEKFRSYLSKFGLDQKTNIDLPNEKSGSILYNYEIEKVTTAFGQGTTVTPIQQIQAATAIANGGKMMQPYVIDKIIDPKTKKTVLTHQPKVAGKPISESTAKKVREILGTVVTDGTGKPYMIEGYDVAGKTGTAQVPGKDGKYLSGWGKNIFSFMGMAPKDDPKLLMYVAIDRPKVEYPEMGSTPTANIFTSVMKSSLQYLNIQPEAKESKQKSSSSKSFGKDLPDFTGQSVNDAKSQLEHFGMNVTVIGSGDEVTQQEPYDGAFVIKGEKVILRTSGEVKMPDLKNWSYMDVLRLSKLMGLKETITGSGFAVKQSVKPGSLIKKGDFLVVQLEEPKETVPKPKRDSSSGGEQNTEDEETIVTE, from the coding sequence ATGAGATTTAAGCTGAAAAGAAAAAACGTTGGAGCAGGTATCCTTATGGCTGTGTTTACCTTGCTCTTTTTTATATTAGCGGGTAAGTTCTTTGTTGTTGCCTATTCCCAGTCAGCAGAGGGAGTAAATTTGATCGAATATGGAAAAAGAAAATGGCTGAAAAGTGATGAACTCGATGCGAAAAGAGGGACAATATTTGATCGCAATGGTGAGGAGATCGCTGCTGATATTCCATCTTACAGCGTAATCGCGATACTAGATAAAAAGTATCCTAATCACGTAAAAGATCCTGAAAAGGCTGCAGAAAAATTAGCAGGAGTTCTAGATACAGATGAAGGAAAACTAGAAGACTTGCTTAGTAAAAAGGGAAGATTCCAAGTAGAAATCCCCGCAGGAAGAAAAGTTTCTTATCGTACAAAACAAAAAATTGATCAAATGAAAATTGAAGGTATCGATTTTATTAGAGAATCTAGACGTTATTATCCAAATCAAACATTTGCTTCCCATGTGCTCGGCTACACAGGGAGAGGGGATGATGGCGCGCAAAAAGGACTAATGGGTCTTGAAAAGTCGTTGGATAAATACTTAAAAGAAAAAGATGGTAAGGTTACTTTTGTTGGAGATGCATATAGCCGTGCAATCAATGAAAAAAAAGAAACAATAGAGCCACCTAAGCATGGAAAAGACGTTTTTTTGACACTAGATGAGAAAATCCAACTCTACTTGGACGAAGCAATGGGAGAGGCTGCAAAAAAGTACAAACCAGAAAAACTGATCGGTGTTGTTGCTGATCCGAAGACAGGCAGAATTTTAGCGATGAGCAACTATCCGTCGTTTAATCCAAATGAAAAAGATATTACCAACTATACGAACTTCGCTATTTCTGATGCTTATGAGCCAGGTTCAACAATGAAAATATTTACGTTGGCATCTGCAATAGAAGAAGGCGTTTACAACGGCAATGAAAAGTTTCAATCGGGTTCATATAAACTTCCGAACATATCGAGGCCTATCTATGACCACAACCGAACAGGGTGGGGGACAATTACGTATGACGAAGGAGTCCGTAATTCATCGAACGTTGCTTTTTCAAAATTGGTTCGTGAAAAACTGGGGTATGAAAAATTCAGAAGCTATCTTTCCAAGTTTGGGTTAGATCAGAAAACGAACATTGACTTGCCGAATGAAAAGAGCGGTTCCATACTTTATAACTATGAAATTGAGAAAGTTACAACGGCATTCGGTCAAGGGACGACCGTTACACCAATTCAGCAAATTCAGGCGGCTACAGCAATCGCTAATGGCGGGAAAATGATGCAGCCGTATGTCATCGATAAAATCATCGATCCGAAAACGAAGAAAACCGTACTCACACATCAGCCAAAAGTTGCGGGCAAACCAATTTCAGAATCTACCGCCAAAAAGGTAAGAGAAATTTTAGGGACGGTTGTTACAGACGGAACAGGTAAACCGTATATGATCGAAGGCTATGATGTCGCCGGTAAAACAGGTACAGCACAAGTACCTGGTAAAGATGGTAAATATTTATCTGGCTGGGGGAAAAATATTTTCTCCTTTATGGGAATGGCTCCAAAGGATGATCCTAAATTGCTGATGTATGTGGCAATCGACCGTCCAAAAGTGGAATACCCTGAGATGGGTTCTACACCGACTGCAAATATTTTTACGAGTGTAATGAAAAGCAGCCTTCAATACTTAAATATCCAGCCAGAAGCTAAGGAATCTAAGCAAAAATCTTCATCATCCAAGTCATTTGGAAAAGACTTGCCTGATTTTACTGGACAATCTGTAAATGATGCTAAATCACAGTTAGAACATTTCGGGATGAATGTAACGGTAATTGGTTCAGGAGATGAAGTTACTCAACAGGAACCTTATGATGGTGCATTTGTCATTAAAGGTGAAAAAGTTATTCTTCGCACGAGCGGAGAAGTGAAGATGCCTGATTTGAAAAACTGGTCCTATATGGATGTATTACGCTTAAGTAAATTGATGGGACTTAAAGAGACGATTACAGGCAGCGGATTTGCAGTTAAGCAAAGCGTAAAACCAGGATCTCTGATTAAAAAGGGAGATTTCTTAGTTGTGCAGCTTGAAGAACCAAAAGAGACAGTGCCGAAACCAAAAAGGGATAGCTCTAGCGGCGGTGAGCAAAATACAGAAGATGAAGAAACCATTGTTACCGAATAG
- the ftsL gene encoding cell division protein FtsL, translating to MSNLAYQVQKQQIQAQNNPRPIEAPSRKLFTKGEVMIWGLMGVVLIAGLVWLISLYASVYQATAKIETMRKDISAESKIVEDYHLQVTELSNPERIMKLAKKQGFVLDSKNVKVVENQE from the coding sequence TTGAGTAATTTAGCATATCAAGTACAAAAGCAGCAAATTCAAGCGCAAAATAATCCAAGACCGATAGAAGCACCATCCCGCAAACTTTTCACAAAAGGTGAAGTCATGATATGGGGTCTTATGGGTGTGGTATTAATCGCAGGTCTTGTTTGGTTGATCTCCCTTTATGCTTCCGTTTATCAAGCGACTGCAAAAATCGAAACGATGCGCAAAGATATTTCTGCTGAATCAAAGATTGTAGAAGATTATCACCTTCAAGTTACAGAATTAAGCAATCCAGAACGCATTATGAAGCTTGCTAAAAAACAAGGCTTTGTCCTAGATAGCAAGAACGTTAAAGTGGTTGAGAATCAAGAGTAG
- the rsmH gene encoding 16S rRNA (cytosine(1402)-N(4))-methyltransferase RsmH, whose amino-acid sequence MFDHITVLKQESVDALNIKPDGIYVDCTLGGAGHSSLILSKLETGHLYAFDQDDKAIENAREVLKNYEGKYTIIRSNFRYIKEELNNLGVEKVDGILFDLGVSSPQLDEADRGFSYQHDAELDMRMDRSSELTAREIVNEWSFNELMKIISRYGEEKFAKQIARKIEAAREKKIIQTTGELVEIIKDAIPAPARRTGGHPAKRTFQAIRIAVNDELNAFEDALNDSIELLNIFGRIAVITFHSLEDRACKNILKKASQGPELPPGLPVIPEEYKPTLKLVTRKPIVPDEDELEDNRRSRSAKLRVAEKQK is encoded by the coding sequence ATGTTTGACCATATAACCGTTTTAAAACAAGAATCAGTAGATGCATTAAACATTAAGCCAGATGGTATTTATGTTGATTGTACGTTGGGTGGGGCAGGTCATAGCAGCCTCATATTATCAAAACTTGAAACAGGTCATTTGTATGCTTTTGATCAAGATGACAAAGCCATTGAAAATGCACGGGAAGTTTTAAAGAATTATGAAGGAAAGTACACAATCATCCGCAGTAATTTCCGCTACATAAAAGAAGAACTGAACAATCTTGGGGTAGAAAAAGTTGATGGAATTCTATTTGATCTAGGGGTTTCATCTCCTCAGCTAGATGAAGCAGACAGAGGATTCAGTTATCAGCACGACGCAGAACTTGACATGCGTATGGACCGTTCGAGTGAATTAACTGCACGTGAAATAGTGAATGAGTGGTCTTTTAACGAGTTGATGAAAATTATTTCTCGTTATGGTGAAGAAAAATTCGCCAAACAAATCGCTAGAAAAATTGAAGCGGCTAGGGAGAAAAAAATTATTCAAACAACTGGTGAACTTGTCGAAATAATTAAAGATGCTATACCTGCACCAGCAAGAAGAACAGGTGGACATCCAGCAAAAAGGACATTTCAAGCCATTCGTATTGCAGTTAACGATGAACTAAACGCTTTCGAGGATGCTTTGAATGACTCAATTGAGCTTTTGAATATCTTCGGCAGAATTGCGGTTATAACCTTTCATTCTTTAGAAGATCGTGCGTGTAAAAATATACTTAAAAAAGCGAGTCAAGGCCCTGAATTGCCGCCAGGACTTCCTGTGATACCTGAAGAATACAAACCTACTTTAAAACTGGTTACAAGAAAGCCTATCGTGCCTGATGAGGACGAGCTAGAAGATAACAGACGTTCAAGATCAGCAAAACTAAGAGTTGCCGAAAAACAGAAATAG
- the mraZ gene encoding division/cell wall cluster transcriptional repressor MraZ translates to MFMGEYQHSIDEKGRMIIPSKFRDELGSEFILTRGLDQCVFGYPLNEWKVIEDKLKTLPFTKKDARAFTRFFFSGAAECQLDKQGRVNIASTLRDYAKLEKDCVVIGVSNRIEIWSKSIWEEYFSKSEDSFGEIAESLMDFDL, encoded by the coding sequence ATGTTCATGGGCGAATATCAGCATAGCATCGATGAAAAAGGACGTATGATCATCCCTTCTAAATTTCGTGATGAGCTAGGCTCAGAATTCATTTTGACACGAGGATTGGATCAATGTGTATTCGGCTATCCTTTAAATGAATGGAAAGTAATTGAAGATAAACTCAAGACCTTGCCATTTACAAAGAAGGATGCCCGTGCTTTTACCCGGTTTTTCTTTTCAGGGGCTGCTGAATGCCAGCTCGATAAACAGGGAAGAGTGAATATTGCATCCACACTAAGAGACTACGCCAAGCTAGAAAAAGATTGCGTAGTAATAGGTGTCTCGAATAGAATTGAAATTTGGAGTAAATCGATTTGGGAAGAATACTTCTCCAAATCAGAAGATTCTTTCGGAGAAATTGCAGAAAGTCTGATGGACTTCGATTTATAA